One genomic window of Indicator indicator isolate 239-I01 chromosome 11, UM_Iind_1.1, whole genome shotgun sequence includes the following:
- the LOC128969931 gene encoding C-C chemokine receptor type 5-like: MENQTMDWTQTTEFDYGDSTPCPGIEEKHFAAKLLPPLYSLVVIFGLTGNLLVVLILVKYKRLKSMTDIYLLNLAVSDLLFIFSLPFWAYYAAHDWIFGDVLCKMLSGIYLLGFYSGIFFIILLTLDRYLAIVHAVFALKARTVTYGILTSVVTWAVAIFASVPGIVFHKAQKEHAHYTCSVHYPSEQRHVWKQFLTLKMNIVGLVIPMLIMICSYTQIIKTLLQCRNEKKHKAVRLIFIIMIVYFFFWTPYNICILLRDFQGTFSFATCKGSGQLHKATQVTETISMVHCCINPVIYAFVGEKFRKYLQRFFRKQIAAHCSKYCPVFYTDTVERASSTYTQSTGEQEVSAAL; encoded by the coding sequence ATGGAAAACCAGACCATGGACTGGACACAGACAACAGAATTTGACTATGGTGATTCAACCCCCTGCCCAGGAATTGAGGAAAAGCACTTTGCAGCAAAACTGTTGCCACCACTTTATTCTTTGGTGGTGATATTTGGCCTCACAGGCAACCTGCTCGTTGTCCTTATCCTGGTAAAATACAAGAGATTGAAGAGCATGACTGACATCTACCTGCTCAACTTGGCAGTTTCTGATTTGCTCTTtatattttctctccctttttggGCTTATTATGCTGCTCATGATTGGATTTTTGGGGATGTGCTGTGTAAAATGCTCTCAGGTATCTACCTCCTTGGCTTCTACAGTGGGATCTTTTTCATCATCCTGTTGACCCTAGACAGGTACCTGGCCATCGTGCATGCCGTGTTTGCTTTGAAAGCCAGGACAGTTACCTATGGCATCCTCACCAGTGTTGTCACCTGGGCTGTTGCTATTTTTGCTTCTGTTCCTGGGATAGTGTTTCATAAAGCTCAGAAGGAACATGCACATTACACTTGCAGTGTTCATTATCCATCAGAGCAGAGACATGTTTGGAAGCAATTCCTAACCTTAAAAATGAACATTGTGGGGCTTGTTATTCCAATGCTAATTATGATCTGCAGCTACACACAAATTATAAAGACATTACTGCAATGTAGGAATGAGAAGAAACATAAAGCAGTCAGACTTATTTTCATCATCATGATtgtctacttttttttctggacaCCATACAACATTTGCATTCTCTTGCGTGATTTTCAAGGTACATTTTCCTTTGCTACTTGCAAAGGCAGTGGTCAGCTACACAAGGCAACCCAAGTGACAGAGACCATCTCAATGGTCCACTGTTGTATTAACCCTGTGATCTATGCCTTTGTTGGAGAAAAGTTCAGGAAGTACCTCCAGAGGTTTTTCCGGAAGCAGATTGCAGCCCACTGTTCCAAGTACTGCCCTGTGTTCTACACGGACACAGTTGAACGAGCCAGCTCCACCTACACACAATCTACTGGAGAGCAGGAAGTTTCTGCTGCATTGTAA